AAAGCGGTTCAAGCGGCTGCTATGGCCTGTCCAGTGCCCCAGTTCATGGAGAGCAGTGGCGTAATAATTGGCTATCTCCGGGAAAGCTTCTGCCTTAGGCAGGTGGATTTCATCCTGGCTGGGGCTGTAATAAGCACGGTTGGCCTGGTCATTGAAGATTTTAGCCCCGGAGTTCTTCAGCATGGCCTCGGCAATCTCGATCTGGTCATCATGGGTGTAGCCTACGGCTTTGGGGACATATTCCGGGATAGGCTCATACTTGATGACAGGCTCCATCTTCGGCTCCATAATGGTATTGCCGTCCTTGTCCTTCCCCGGCACCAATACAGGCTTGCCCTCCTTGTCATAGACCGGGGCATATTCCTGATTTCCCTGCTCGTCCTTCACATAGGTCATGCCAAGGCAGCAGTCGGAGGCGTGGAAGACACGGTAGTACCTGTTCGTCCAATGCTTCTCATCCTCCGGCAGTTCATTGCCCTCAAGGTCTTTATCAGCATAGAATCCCATGCGGATGAGGGTGGACTTGGCTCCCTTCTTGATGGAGTAACCCATGTCCTTGGCCTGTTTAAAGGTGAAGAAACGGGGGTCTTGGCTGTCCCCATGCTTCTTCATCACGATGGAAAGGCGAAGGAGATTATCTTTGTAATAGGGCCTCTCAGTCTTGCCATTCATGGGCACGGCGGCAATGGCAGCCCCTACCTTGCTATCCCAGCCCTGCTGCCAAGGGGTGGTTCCTTCTTCGATAGCCTTGATGATGTCATTGGTGACTTCCTGATAGTAATCCATCTTTTCGGTTGCCATAGATCAGTCCTCCTTCTGCTGGGCGTGGTATGCTGCCATAATGTCCTGGGTATACTGGGCTTCCGTGACCATCTTCTCCCCGTCCCAAATGTTCTTTTCAGAGGCCTCGGCGTAGTTTTCATCGGTTATGGCATCTTCTGCTTCCTCGGCGATGCCCTGTGCCTTGATTTCCTCTTCGGTCATGGTGTATATGCTGTCGCTCATTTTAATTGCTCCCTTCTCGTGCTATGAATTATCTTACTGCAGCTGCCTCGGCCTGAACGGCCTTGTATTCCGGCTTCTTCATTTCGGCCATGGCTTTTACCTTGACCTCGGACAAGAGATTTGTGATGCCCTCTTCCTTCTTCCCAGCCTTCACCAGAAAATCCACCAGCTGGCTCACTGCCTTGTCCCGGTTTTCGTCCTTCAAGAGGCTGTTCAGGTCAAGGAGGTGGTTATCTGCCTTTTCCTCTGCCGGTTTCTCGCTCTGGCCCGGGGCACTCGTCCTGCCGTAGATGGCATCCCGCTTTTCCTTGATGGCCACAGATTTTTCCATGAGCTTGTCCTTTTTCTCCTGCAAACTCTGGAGGCCTTTGTCAAAGACCCGGGCAATCTTGCGAATGCCGCTGTCTACTACGCTGTAGGCCTTGTCCTTGGCAGCATTGCGGATACGCTTGGGGGTGTCAATCACATCCCGGTATACCTTGTGAACGGTACGGCGGGTGTGCTTGAAGAGCTTGCCATAGTTCCGTCCGGGCTGCTGGGCATGGTTGTAGATGATATTGGCTTCCTCCAAAAATTTGATGGCCACCGCCATGCTCTGGGCAAACTGCTCCGGGGAATAGCCCTGCACGGAAGAACGCATATCGGCCAGCTCCTGCCGGAGTTCCTGCATTTCCCGTAGCATATCCTGATTACGCCGTTCCACGGCAGTCAGCTGCTCCACAAGATAGTTGTTGGCGTTCTTCAAGGCCGCCGTGCTGTGGTCTAAGGCCACGGCTCTGTCTTCCGTTGAGGCATTTTCCGACTGGTAGGTGCGGGAAAGATGGTTCAAGCTGTCGCACACTGCCTCATGCCTGGGCTGATACCCCTCCCAAATAGCCGGTTCCGGCCCGAAGCATTCTTCGGCAGTCCGGCAGTCTTCAAGATGCTGTTTAAGTTCCTCGGCAGGGGCAGCAATCTGCTCATAGGCCGCTACCGGGGCAGATTCCTTCACATCTTCCATATACCCTTCCATGGTGGCAACCAAGCTGGCAAAGTTCGCTTCATCCAGCTCCGGCTCTTCATTCTGATACTCATTCATAGCGACATCCTCCTTTGGTGCTGTCTCGTGGTAATCACGACCAAATATCTCCTTGTAAGCGGTGTCAATATCTCGCCCCTCCAATAGAGGCGAGGCTTTGGAGTATATGCAATTTGTCCTGTACTCGCTTATCACGGCATTGTCTATTTCTTCCGTGAGTTCGTTGGCCATGTGGCCATCATCCAGCCAAGCCTGCATCGCTATCTTGGCCTCTTCCTTCGGCAAGCCATAGAACTGACTGTCTTTCCTGAATCCCAGCCCCGGCGTGGAAGTGATGAAATCCACTACTTCTGCTTCACTGGTAACAATGTAGTGGGAGCCATCCACGGCATCAATGGTGAAAACATAATCCCCTGCAGCCGCTCCGGCATTGGACACTTCTTCGATATTATCGTCAATGAGTGCCCGCAGGTTCTCAGCGGTGACCGGGTTATCACAGATGGCTGTGATGCCCCCGGCACCATCCCTTGCAACATATAGCATCTTTATCGCCTCCTATGGGGGTATTGTAAATCTGGTTAGGGGTTGGAAAACTATACAATGTTTTACTCAACGAAAAAAAAGACTGCCATCTTGGCAGTCTTTCAGCTTGTTAACCCCCTTATATCGTCAGATGTCCATAATTTGATTTTTCCCGTTGCAAACAGATAGGTAAGCAATACTTTTGTAAACATCACCAAAATTATAATCTGCAAAGGGGTGATTGATGACAAAAAGGCGATGACAATATCCTTTAATGTTACGATAGTAGAGATAAAGCTAATAAGTTTGTAAATGGACATAATGGGACCTCCTATATTTCTGCCTTCAACCGCTTATTACCTGCGGTTACAAGCGAAATATAGTAAGAATCCATATTTATTCTAAATTATGGAGTTTCTCATAAAAAATGAGGGCCGAACTTCTCTGAAGTTCGGCCCTCATCTGCAAAGCTTTATCTGCCAATAGCCATAGCCCTATTTTCGTTATTTTCCCCTACCAGTCGCTTCACATCGACTACTTTTATCATGCTGGGAGACAGTTCCTCGATGGTCTTGTAGATGTCTTCGAGGTCGTAGCCCTTCGCTATCATGACATCGGCTATCCCCTTGTCTGTGCTCATGGCATTATCCGGGGAATAGGCGTTGTCGTTTCTGGTCAGGGCTTCGGCTGCCCGGAAGAGGAATGTCCTTTCGATGTCGCTCTTGCCCTCCAGTTTGGTGAAGTCCATATGGCCATCCTTGTCCACCAGCTTCAGGATGCGGCTCCGGCGTACATCACCCTCGATGTCCTTGGCCTCAGTGAGGCCTTTTTCCTTGGCGGCCAGTATCATGTCTATTTCTTCTGACCTTGCCTTGAGCCGCTGGAATTCATCTTCCCTGGGGTAGGGAGCCTCCAAGGAATTCTTGGCCACCTCAAGGTTGTGCTTCAAGGTTTCCAGATTTTCCTTTTCTTCCGTGATTTTCTCGTCCACCTTCTTGCCAATGTCCTTGATAGCCGTCAAGATACGTTTCTTGCTACCGTAGATGTCGATGCGGAAATCAGTGGCATTAACCGCCTGAATGTAGGGGCAGTTGTTCATCCAGTCAAAAGCCGTTGAAAGCTTGAATCCCTTATATTCCCCGGTGAAATTCTTGGTAGCCGTGGGGGCAAGGGCTTTGCTCAAGGCCTCCACGGCCTCTTTCTCGTCCAGATACTTCACGCCATTGATGGTCATGGCAAAGGCTTCCTGTGGCTCCCCATCCAGCCCCGTTGTCTTGTGGGTGTTGTTCTGCCACGTTTCCTTGTTCTTCAGCTGGGCCTCCAAGTGGCTCTCACTCTGGGCAATACGGTTTGGCAAGTCTATCTTTACCTGTTTTGCCATACTCTCACGGTTTTTCAGGTAATTGCCCTTGTCCAGCTTCAAGCGGTTATAGGCGTTATCAACGTCCATTTTTTCCTTAATCAGGGGATCACCTGCCGCCAGTGCCTTGATTTCAGCAGCACTCAAAACTACCTCATCACAATCCTCAGCCTCTCGTGTGGGGACTTTGGAGGACATAATCTGCGAGATAAACCGTTGCTTATTCTCTATGAGCTGCCACATGTAGGCATCAAAGGTGCCTTTGGTAACATACCTGAATACCTTCACATCCTTGTTCTCATTGCCCCGGCGGACAATACGCCCCATACGTTGCTCAAGGTCAGCTGGCCGCCATGGCACATCGAGGTCATGTGTGGCAATGAGCTTGTCCTGCACATTGGTGCCCACTCCAAGGTTGTCCGTGCGGCCTAAGAGTACCCGCACCTTCCCAGCTCTGACCTTGGCAAAAAGCTGTTCCTTGGCTTCATCGTCCTTGGCTTCCTGCACAAAGGCGATTTCTTCCCTTGGCACACCTGCCTCCACCAGTTTGTTGCGGATATCATCGTAGACATTGAACTTATGTGGCTCTTTCTTATTGGGCACTGACTGGTCGCAGAAAATCAACTGAGTGGATTTCTTGTCCCCGGTGGCCTTGTAGATGTCCAAGACATTCTTGATGCACTTGTTGACCTTGCTGTTGGGATTATCTGGCAGGGTTGGGTCGATGATGCGTTCATCCAAGGCCAGACTGCGGCCTTCATTGGTAATTTTCAGCATATTATCTTCGCTGGGGTCAATACCACCATTGCGGATAGATTCAGCCCGGATAGCCAGCTCGTTCACAAGGTCTGACTGAGTTTCCGTAGGCTCTATCTGGTCTACCACCATTTCGCAGTTGGGCACATCCAAATCAAGCATGTCGGCAGTCTTGATATCGGCGGTCATTTTGAATATGGCCATCAACTCCGGCAGATTGTAGAACCGGGAGAATCTGGTCTTTTCCGTAAAGCCCTTACCCTCCGGCTTCAGCTCAAAACCAGTTACTGCCTCCCCGAAGGTGGCTGCCCAGTCATCAAAGCTGTGGATGCCCGCATCCTTCAGCACATTGGGCTGGAGGAATTTCTGCATGGTGTAGAGTTCCGTCATGGAGTTTGACACTGGGGTGCCGGTGGCAAAGACGAGACCTTTGTAATTGGTTTTCTCGTTGATGTACTGGCACTTGTCCATCAGGTCATTGGCACGGACAGAATCAGAGTTGCCGATACCAGCCACGTTGTTCATCTTGGTCATAACGTAGAGATTCTTGAAGTTATGAGCCTCATCCACATAAAGCCTGTCAATGCCCAACTCTTCGAAGTAGATAGGCATGTCATCCTTGTTCTTCTCCACTTCATCCTGTGCCTTTTCCAGCCGTTCCCTGGCTTTTTTCAGCATCAGCTCCACCTGCTTGATGGAATACTTGGAATCATCACTTCCCCGAAGTTCATCCAGCATATCCTCATATTCCCCTATACGCTGCTCCTGCAGGGCAATCCGGCGTTCCGGGGTAATGGGAATACGCTCAAACTGGGTATATCCCATGATAACCGCATCCCAATTCTGGGTAGCTACCTTGGCCACAAAAACCTTGCGATTTTTCTTCTCGAAGTCGCTTGGCTGGGCAACAAGGATTTTGGCCTTGGGGTAAAGCTTCATAAAAGCTGCCCCAGTCTGCTCGGTGAGGTGCTTTGGTACCACCATCAGGGCTTTCTGTGAAAGCCCCAGCCGCTTGGCTTCCATGGCAGAGGCTATCATTTCATAAGTCTTGCCCGCACCTACCGCATGAGCAAAGAGAGTATTGCCGCCGTAGAGCGTGTGGGCGATGGCTGCTTTCTGATGGTCTTTCAGTTCGATGGCCGGGTTCATGCCGGGGAAGCGGAGGTATTCGCCGCTATACTCCCGGGGCACGATGGCATTGAACTTCTCATTGTAGAGGGCTGTCACTCTGTCGGCTCTCTGCTCATCCTTCATGATCCACTCGGCAAAAGCCCGCTTCAAGTCCTCCTGCTTCATCTGAGCTGCAGAAGTAGCCTCCGGGTTGATTACCCGCTTGCCATCAGCTGTGTTCTTGTACACATGGGGCTGCTTGAGGTTTAAGGCCAGCTCGGCAAGGTTCAGGGCATTCACATCACTGGTGCCGTAAATCTGGTCTATCTTGGTATTGGAAAAATCTCCCTTCTTGTCAATATGCCACTTGCCAGAGGCCTGTGAATACTCGATTTTCAGCTTTCTCGCCTCGCTATAAGACAGGTCAAGCTCCTGGGCAAGAAAGTCCCTCACATACTGGATGGGAAGCCATGTAGCCCCAAGTGTAACTCGAATATCCTCAGAGGGAATATCTGCGGGCTTCACATCTTCCAAAGCCTCGATATTTGCCTCAATGTCCCTGAGCTTATCATCGTAGATACTCAACTGCTCATGCTGGCGGCTGCTGATGAGGTCTTCCACCTGCTTGTCATAGGCCGTCTTGTAAGCTGGCCATGCTGCTATGATTCCCTTCTTGCAGTCTTCCTTACCCTGCTTATCCAGATGGACGTAATCGGCAGCAGTGAGTTTTTCATGCAGGAATTTGTAGTAAGGCACGAAATCCGGCTGGAAGTAGGAATTCACCTTGACTTGCGGCTCCATGTGCTCCAGCATATCCCGTATGTCTGCCCCGGCTTCATCCTGACTGGAAATGCTCTTAATGCCATGACGGAAAGCCTCCAGCACAAAGACCGGGTCATCCCTATATTCCGAAGGGCAGTTGTAGCCAATCTGTCGCATGGCCCCTGCCATGTGCAGCATAAACTCCCGGTCAGACTTATGATTCTCATAGTATTCACGCTCATCGCCATTCAGCTGGTACAAGCCGTAGATGGCACTCTGATACTGGTTACCTGCCCGGATAAGACCATTGCCGGAACGTACATACTGCTGGGTGTCCTTCAAGATGGCGTGTATCTTCTTCTCAAAATCATTCCCCGGGGCGTAATCAGGCTGCCAGTCAGGCATCATGATCCCCGCTACAGCCAGTTCCTTGTCCAGCAGCAGCTTCTTCCGCTCTTCCTGCAAATGGTGGATTTTAGCCCGGACATTGCCGGAAAGATATTCATCGGCAATTTTGTAATCGCCATCCTTGTAATCTTGGAAGATGAGCTTCTTGTCCGTCAGTTCCCTGAGGATATCCGTTACATTGGCCTCCGGCATCAGGCTGGCCATGTAGCTGACATCCACCCTGCCCTTTTCCTGCATGGAGAAAGCCAAGGCATCCATGGCAGTCTCGGCCTTTTCCGGGGAGAAGGTAGGCATGACTGTGCGGGCTGTGAAAATATCTGCTTTGCCAAGGAACACGCCGGTTTCTTCATCCACGTTTTCCAGAACTTCCATCAGGGGGCAGGTGGGGTCCTGCCTGAAGGTAGATAGCAATTCCGTGTCCCTGTAGATATGCCCGTAGTTCTTCACATGCTGGTCGTAGACCTTATTCAATGTGTCCTGCAGAGCAGACAGTTCTTCATTGGAGCAAGCATTGGTCTGGGCATCAAAGACATCCCGGACGGCATCCCGAATGTGGATAAGGGAAAGCACTTTCTTCTCAAGTTCCGGGGCTTTAGCCAGAACGGCGTTTATTTTCTTACGCCGTCCAGCGGTCAAATCTTCTTCTCCCCTAACTTCCCCCGAGACTTTCTTATCTTCCTGCTGGCTCACTATGGCATCCCTTACCAGCTGCTGATGAAGATATAGCTGGAAATCATGGGTTGCACCATAAACATCATGGTAGACCACCTTGCCATTCTCATAGGCATAGCCATAACCGTTACTGGCCTGTATGTTTTCCTGCACCGGCGGCTCCAAGGGTTCCTGAGCTTTTTCATAGCTGCCCTCAAAGTTTGCGATGGTCTCGGCGATTTTATCGCCCAAATCCATCCCCGCTTCCGGCTCACAGGTAACCACATTACCATGGGGTCCAGAGGTCAAAGCCAGCTTCCCCAGTACATTTTCCGGGTGCTTGTCAAAATATCTGTTGATGGCCTTGTATTCAAGCTCCTTTGGTGAAGCAGTTTCCACCCAGCTATTGAAGTTATCGTCTCCACCCTGAGTAAAGCCCTGCTTGTCCTTGGTAATAGTCAAGGGCACTTCCCGCTTCTTCAAGATAAGAATATCCGAAGTGACACTGGTACCAGAGGCATTGAAAGCCGTGTTAGGCAGACGGATAGCTCCTACCAGTTCAGCCTTAGCAGCAATATCCTCCCTGACCTTGGCTGACCGCTTGTCCATGGTGCCGGAGCTGGTCATGGCCACCACATAGCCACCGGGACGCACTTCATCCACCATCTTGCTGATGAAGTAGTCATGAATATAGGGACGCTGCTTCTTGTAGCGTACATCGCTGGTAATGCGGTACTCGCCAAAGGGCACATTGCTGATGGCAAGGTCAAAGGAGTTATCCGCATAGGTCGTACGCTCAAAGGGCTGGTTGGAAATCTCTGCATCCGTATAGATATGGGCAGCAATTCGAGCAGTGATGGGGTCAAGCTCCACACCATGGATATTGCTGGCTTCCCTGATGCCTTCCGGCATATTCTCCAAGAACCTGCCGTTGCCGCAGGATGGCTCCAGGACATTGCCCCCGGCAAAGCCCCGCTTCTCCAGCCCTTCATAAATCCCCTTGATAAGCTCCGGCGGGGTAAAGTGGGCATTCAAGGTGGAAGCACGAGCAGAACTGTACTCGGCATCCGTGAGGGTATTCCGCAACTCGTTATATTCCTTCTGCCATGTAGCATTGTACTGGTCAAAGGCTTCAGGCAGGCCACCGAAGCCGGAAAAGCTCTTCAAGACCTTGAGTTCTTCCGGCGTGGCCTCCCTCTCTTCTTCCTCCAGCCGCTTGACAGTGCGGATGGCAGCCATGTTCCGCTCAAATACCTTACGCTTGCCAGAAGTAGTGGACATATCTGCCGTAAAGTCCAAATGACTGAAATCATCGGTGGTAATGGGCTTTTCAGGCTGAGGCTCTGCTTCCACAGCAGGAGTTGGAGCTACCTCTTCTACCTTCGTTTCTGCCGGTTTCTCTGCCTGTGGAGAATCTGCTGCCTCCACCAGTTCCGTTTTATATGCTTCTATTTCTGGAGGCAGTTCGTGAACAAGGTTTTCAATGGTGCTCTTGGAAAAGAATTTCACACGATGATCATAGTTCCTCGTGCCCAGCTTCATGTAGTTCTCCGGGGCTTCCGGGGGAAGGGACCAGTTTTCTGATTCTGGCAGTTTGAGGCCATGCTCCTCAAGACCCTTGGCTGCAAATATGATGTGATTGCGAACAAGGTTCATGGCCATGCCATCAGTTTCAAACATCCCACCACCAAATTCCCGAATTTGGTGCCACCGATAAAGCTCTAAATGAATATTAGCGATAGTGTATTCAAGGAACTTATCCTTAGGCACACGCCCCATATTCAGCTTTTGAGCCATGGTCATTTCAGCCTGTGATGGCTTGGGAAATCCCTGTACAACTTCTTCCTCAACAGAAGGGGTGTCCTTGCTGTCCTTAGTTTCCTCCACGGCTTCGGGGTGACTCTCCTCGGTAACTCTCCCGGAGCCGTCTACGGAAACTTCCTTTTCAGTTACATCCTCCGGCACCCATTTAATCCCACCCTCTGGCGTTCTTACGGGCTTTAGGGTAG
The Selenomonas sp. AB3002 DNA segment above includes these coding regions:
- a CDS encoding DEAD/DEAH box helicase family protein, with the protein product MISKNALMTEADRFILDMKSNQQRYIDFLSTMGKYHKYGLTQQINLFFHAPAGASGAVATKAIWEKLGRKVADNAKPIPIIAGSEYQEHVEEVFDVSATEGYQGEKLTWEYNEQKCKAYMDEHFPGPSDLSMPQRILNFTKSYTDALPWVEDKELAALSTAYVIMERLGYDAEDELGLELMLHDWEDVDVEKTLATVNDASKMVLSQIGDFIRKEERRNENGRVSGKGTGISGNAHPLGHGGQGEGRSDEGAGRVRPADGESKGNEGADADNPRTVVRDLGEVHGGRETGAVDSHSPERGDTAEAGTGGQGVQPEVRADEAGNEEAEGPEPHIPAEGLDGVHEGDNGDGERDNVSSDPAADGTGVTEENPTTVTVTSATLKPVRTPEGGIKWVPEDVTEKEVSVDGSGRVTEESHPEAVEETKDSKDTPSVEEEVVQGFPKPSQAEMTMAQKLNMGRVPKDKFLEYTIANIHLELYRWHQIREFGGGMFETDGMAMNLVRNHIIFAAKGLEEHGLKLPESENWSLPPEAPENYMKLGTRNYDHRVKFFSKSTIENLVHELPPEIEAYKTELVEAADSPQAEKPAETKVEEVAPTPAVEAEPQPEKPITTDDFSHLDFTADMSTTSGKRKVFERNMAAIRTVKRLEEEEREATPEELKVLKSFSGFGGLPEAFDQYNATWQKEYNELRNTLTDAEYSSARASTLNAHFTPPELIKGIYEGLEKRGFAGGNVLEPSCGNGRFLENMPEGIREASNIHGVELDPITARIAAHIYTDAEISNQPFERTTYADNSFDLAISNVPFGEYRITSDVRYKKQRPYIHDYFISKMVDEVRPGGYVVAMTSSGTMDKRSAKVREDIAAKAELVGAIRLPNTAFNASGTSVTSDILILKKREVPLTITKDKQGFTQGGDDNFNSWVETASPKELEYKAINRYFDKHPENVLGKLALTSGPHGNVVTCEPEAGMDLGDKIAETIANFEGSYEKAQEPLEPPVQENIQASNGYGYAYENGKVVYHDVYGATHDFQLYLHQQLVRDAIVSQQEDKKVSGEVRGEEDLTAGRRKKINAVLAKAPELEKKVLSLIHIRDAVRDVFDAQTNACSNEELSALQDTLNKVYDQHVKNYGHIYRDTELLSTFRQDPTCPLMEVLENVDEETGVFLGKADIFTARTVMPTFSPEKAETAMDALAFSMQEKGRVDVSYMASLMPEANVTDILRELTDKKLIFQDYKDGDYKIADEYLSGNVRAKIHHLQEERKKLLLDKELAVAGIMMPDWQPDYAPGNDFEKKIHAILKDTQQYVRSGNGLIRAGNQYQSAIYGLYQLNGDEREYYENHKSDREFMLHMAGAMRQIGYNCPSEYRDDPVFVLEAFRHGIKSISSQDEAGADIRDMLEHMEPQVKVNSYFQPDFVPYYKFLHEKLTAADYVHLDKQGKEDCKKGIIAAWPAYKTAYDKQVEDLISSRQHEQLSIYDDKLRDIEANIEALEDVKPADIPSEDIRVTLGATWLPIQYVRDFLAQELDLSYSEARKLKIEYSQASGKWHIDKKGDFSNTKIDQIYGTSDVNALNLAELALNLKQPHVYKNTADGKRVINPEATSAAQMKQEDLKRAFAEWIMKDEQRADRVTALYNEKFNAIVPREYSGEYLRFPGMNPAIELKDHQKAAIAHTLYGGNTLFAHAVGAGKTYEMIASAMEAKRLGLSQKALMVVPKHLTEQTGAAFMKLYPKAKILVAQPSDFEKKNRKVFVAKVATQNWDAVIMGYTQFERIPITPERRIALQEQRIGEYEDMLDELRGSDDSKYSIKQVELMLKKARERLEKAQDEVEKNKDDMPIYFEELGIDRLYVDEAHNFKNLYVMTKMNNVAGIGNSDSVRANDLMDKCQYINEKTNYKGLVFATGTPVSNSMTELYTMQKFLQPNVLKDAGIHSFDDWAATFGEAVTGFELKPEGKGFTEKTRFSRFYNLPELMAIFKMTADIKTADMLDLDVPNCEMVVDQIEPTETQSDLVNELAIRAESIRNGGIDPSEDNMLKITNEGRSLALDERIIDPTLPDNPNSKVNKCIKNVLDIYKATGDKKSTQLIFCDQSVPNKKEPHKFNVYDDIRNKLVEAGVPREEIAFVQEAKDDEAKEQLFAKVRAGKVRVLLGRTDNLGVGTNVQDKLIATHDLDVPWRPADLEQRMGRIVRRGNENKDVKVFRYVTKGTFDAYMWQLIENKQRFISQIMSSKVPTREAEDCDEVVLSAAEIKALAAGDPLIKEKMDVDNAYNRLKLDKGNYLKNRESMAKQVKIDLPNRIAQSESHLEAQLKNKETWQNNTHKTTGLDGEPQEAFAMTINGVKYLDEKEAVEALSKALAPTATKNFTGEYKGFKLSTAFDWMNNCPYIQAVNATDFRIDIYGSKKRILTAIKDIGKKVDEKITEEKENLETLKHNLEVAKNSLEAPYPREDEFQRLKARSEEIDMILAAKEKGLTEAKDIEGDVRRSRILKLVDKDGHMDFTKLEGKSDIERTFLFRAAEALTRNDNAYSPDNAMSTDKGIADVMIAKGYDLEDIYKTIEELSPSMIKVVDVKRLVGENNENRAMAIGR